One genomic region from Flagellimonas oceani encodes:
- a CDS encoding rod shape-determining protein MreD, translating into MNNTLIINILRFVLLVITQVLIFNNLNFLGFINPFVYVVFFYWYPIKGNRAIFMLTAFLLGLAIDIFSDTLALNALASVTIAYARPAIMRFCFGVNYDFQSFSFKNTTKVQRITFMAMLVFFHHLIFFSFEILSIAHILLILKKVFAIGTVTLLLCVLFSSLFSPKSE; encoded by the coding sequence ATGAACAACACCTTGATCATAAATATTTTACGTTTTGTGTTGTTGGTCATCACACAGGTATTGATCTTCAACAACCTGAATTTTTTAGGTTTTATCAATCCGTTCGTGTATGTCGTTTTCTTTTATTGGTATCCCATCAAAGGAAACAGGGCCATTTTTATGCTCACGGCTTTTTTATTGGGGTTGGCCATCGATATTTTTTCCGATACACTTGCCCTAAATGCTTTGGCATCGGTGACCATCGCCTACGCCCGTCCGGCCATTATGCGTTTTTGTTTTGGCGTGAACTACGATTTTCAAAGTTTTAGCTTTAAGAACACCACCAAAGTACAGCGGATTACCTTTATGGCCATGCTCGTATTTTTTCATCATTTGATATTCTTTTCGTTTGAAATTTTAAGTATCGCCCATATCCTGTTAATTTTGAAAAAAGTTTTTGCCATAGGCACCGTAACTTTACTACTTTGTGTATTGTTCAGTTCACTTTTTAGTCCAAAAAGCGAATAA
- the surE gene encoding 5'/3'-nucleotidase SurE, whose translation MEKPLILVTNDDGITAPGLRALIRTMKELGDVVVVAPDSPQSGMGHAITVDSTLFSKKVVVDHKEGAPSEYSCSGTPVDCVKLALRVILDRKPDICVSGINHGSNSSINVIYSGTMSAAIEAGIEGIPAIGFSLCDYSWDANFEPALGSVKKIVSEALANGIPKGTVLNVNIPKTKEQPKGVKICRQARGNWKEEFDKRTSPSGKDYYWLTGEFELLDKGEDTDEWALAQGYISVVPTQFDLTAHHAIPRINNWNLNEQ comes from the coding sequence ATGGAAAAACCGCTTATTTTGGTCACCAATGACGACGGCATAACGGCACCTGGCCTTAGGGCATTGATACGCACCATGAAGGAGCTCGGGGATGTGGTCGTGGTGGCGCCCGACAGCCCGCAAAGTGGAATGGGACATGCCATTACCGTGGACAGCACCTTGTTTTCCAAGAAGGTAGTGGTGGACCATAAAGAAGGTGCGCCGAGCGAATATAGTTGTAGCGGAACACCGGTCGATTGTGTAAAATTGGCACTCCGTGTAATTTTGGACCGCAAACCTGACATTTGCGTGAGCGGTATCAACCATGGATCCAATTCCTCCATAAACGTGATATATTCGGGAACCATGAGCGCTGCCATCGAGGCAGGAATCGAAGGTATTCCCGCCATCGGTTTTTCATTGTGCGACTATTCTTGGGATGCCAATTTTGAGCCAGCTTTGGGTTCCGTAAAAAAAATCGTGTCCGAGGCTTTGGCCAACGGAATACCCAAGGGAACCGTGCTAAACGTTAATATCCCAAAAACCAAGGAACAGCCCAAGGGCGTAAAAATTTGCAGGCAGGCCAGAGGTAATTGGAAAGAGGAATTCGATAAGCGGACCAGTCCTTCCGGAAAAGATTACTACTGGCTTACCGGAGAATTTGAACTTTTGGACAAAGGCGAGGATACCGATGAGTGGGCATTGGCGCAAGGCTATATTTCGGTAGTTCCCACCCAATTCGACCTTACCGCGCACCACGCCATACCACGAATAAACAACTGGAACTTAAATGAACAATAG
- a CDS encoding rod shape-determining protein: MGFFDFMTEEIAIDLGTANTLIIHLDKVVVDSPSIVARDRISGKIIAVGREANMMQGKTHENIKTIRPLKDGVIADFDASEKMISMFIKNIPALKKKWFPPALRMVICIPSGITEVEMRAVRESAERVNGKEVYLIHEPMAAAIGIGLDIMQPKGNMIVDIGGGTTEIAVIALGGIVCDKSVKIAGDVFTNDIIYYMRTQHNLYVGESTAEAIKIEIGSATEDLKSPPDDKSIQGRDLLTGKPKQVQVSYREIAKALDKSILRVEDAVMETLSQTPPELAADIYNTGIYLAGGGSMLRGLDRRLSQKTDLPVYIAEDPLRAVVRGTGIALKNLERYKSILIK; this comes from the coding sequence ATGGGATTTTTTGATTTCATGACCGAGGAGATAGCCATCGACCTTGGTACTGCAAACACCCTGATCATCCACTTGGACAAAGTGGTGGTTGACAGTCCTTCCATTGTGGCAAGAGACCGTATATCAGGGAAAATAATCGCGGTGGGCCGCGAAGCCAATATGATGCAGGGGAAGACCCATGAAAACATCAAAACCATCCGACCGTTGAAAGATGGGGTAATCGCCGATTTTGATGCTTCGGAAAAGATGATCAGCATGTTCATCAAAAATATTCCGGCACTCAAGAAAAAGTGGTTCCCACCCGCCCTTCGCATGGTCATTTGTATTCCATCTGGGATCACAGAAGTGGAAATGCGTGCGGTGCGTGAGTCCGCGGAACGCGTAAACGGCAAAGAAGTATATCTTATTCACGAGCCTATGGCCGCGGCCATTGGTATCGGTTTGGATATTATGCAGCCGAAAGGAAACATGATCGTGGACATAGGTGGGGGTACTACGGAGATTGCCGTAATTGCTCTTGGCGGTATTGTTTGTGACAAATCCGTAAAAATTGCGGGTGATGTGTTCACGAACGACATTATTTATTATATGCGTACCCAGCACAACTTGTACGTGGGCGAGAGTACTGCGGAGGCCATCAAAATAGAGATTGGTTCGGCCACCGAGGATTTGAAATCCCCTCCAGATGATAAATCCATTCAGGGCCGTGATCTTTTGACGGGAAAACCAAAACAGGTGCAAGTTTCTTACCGCGAGATCGCAAAAGCTTTGGACAAAAGTATTTTACGGGTGGAAGACGCCGTTATGGAAACCCTATCGCAAACTCCTCCAGAGTTGGCTGCCGATATTTACAACACCGGTATTTATTTGGCCGGTGGTGGTTCCATGCTTCGAGGGTTGGACAGAAGGCTTTCCCAAAAAACCGATTTGCCCGTATATATTGCCGAAGATCCTTTGAGGGCAGTAGTTCGAGGTACAGGTATTGCGCTTAAAAACTTGGAACGCTATAAAAGTATTTTAATAAAATAG
- the rodA gene encoding rod shape-determining protein RodA: MSGKGPFGRLDWITVILYALLVFIGWVNIYSTSVGETNTSIFDFSTLYGKQFFFIGLAALGIIFVLFVESQFFERFASIFYLVSIVLLLGLFVFGKTIAGATSWYDLGFFNLQPSELAKVGAALALAKFLSDIQTDIRTRKHQLYALVIILLPALLILPQPDPGSSLIYFSLFFVLFREGFPIYYLGILIFAVVLFATTLMFGTVWVAIGLIILTLLVYTFKKASVKIPLLPVMGVIAISILFSLSVNFVFENVFEQRHRDRFALWLSLEKDEDKLDEIRKTIGYNTYQSEKAIESGGFTGKGFLEGTRTKGDFVPEQHTDYIFSSVGEEWGFLGTSTVILLFSLFFLRLIYIAERQKSDFSRMYGYGVISILVFHYFINIGMVIGLLPTIGVPLPFFSYGGSGLIFFTMLLFIFLKLDSNRLKDGI; the protein is encoded by the coding sequence ATGTCTGGTAAAGGGCCGTTTGGCAGGTTGGATTGGATTACCGTAATCCTCTATGCGCTTTTGGTTTTTATTGGCTGGGTCAATATTTATTCCACTTCGGTAGGGGAGACCAACACTTCGATATTCGATTTTTCTACCCTGTACGGAAAACAGTTTTTTTTTATCGGTCTTGCCGCATTGGGCATCATATTCGTGCTTTTTGTGGAATCCCAGTTTTTTGAACGATTTGCCTCTATTTTCTATTTGGTATCCATTGTGCTCTTATTGGGTTTATTTGTATTTGGAAAAACCATTGCAGGTGCAACCTCGTGGTACGACCTTGGTTTTTTTAACCTTCAGCCCTCGGAACTGGCAAAAGTGGGCGCTGCATTGGCCTTGGCCAAATTTTTGAGCGACATCCAAACCGATATACGCACCCGCAAGCACCAATTGTACGCATTGGTCATCATCCTATTGCCCGCTTTATTGATATTGCCACAGCCCGACCCCGGAAGCTCGCTCATTTATTTTTCACTGTTCTTTGTGCTCTTTAGGGAAGGATTTCCCATATATTATTTGGGAATCCTCATCTTTGCCGTGGTACTGTTTGCCACTACTTTAATGTTTGGTACGGTCTGGGTCGCAATTGGATTGATCATCCTCACCTTACTGGTCTATACCTTTAAAAAAGCTTCCGTCAAGATTCCCTTACTTCCGGTTATGGGGGTCATTGCAATTTCCATACTGTTTTCCCTATCTGTAAATTTTGTGTTCGAAAACGTTTTTGAACAACGCCACAGAGACCGTTTTGCCCTTTGGTTGAGCCTGGAAAAGGATGAGGATAAATTGGACGAGATCCGTAAAACGATCGGTTACAATACTTACCAGTCCGAAAAGGCCATTGAATCCGGTGGATTTACGGGAAAAGGGTTTTTGGAAGGCACACGGACCAAGGGAGATTTTGTTCCAGAGCAGCACACCGATTACATTTTTAGTTCGGTTGGCGAAGAATGGGGATTTTTGGGAACTTCGACGGTTATCCTGTTGTTCTCGCTGTTCTTTTTACGCTTGATTTATATTGCGGAACGGCAAAAAAGCGACTTTAGCCGCATGTACGGCTATGGTGTAATATCCATTTTGGTGTTCCACTACTTCATCAATATTGGAATGGTGATCGGTCTCTTGCCCACCATTGGCGTTCCCCTGCCCTTTTTTAGTTATGGTGGTTCCGGTTTGATTTTCTTCACGATGTTGTTGTTCATCTTCCTAAAACTGGACTCCAACAGATTGAAGGACGGTATTTAG
- a CDS encoding carboxy terminal-processing peptidase, translated as MKKNFILALLVILVAVASCSFTNKSFDNDDKDKFLLELISYVLERGHYEPKDINDSFSSNVFDDFIEVIDPTKRYFLESDIKEFEKYRFMIDDEMRNTDIEFFNTVYQRLMVRMQEAKEIYTEVLSQPFDYSIDETIEIDYDKQQFASSKKELKERWRKQLKYNTLNVFDNKVDNQIADSEAGLDDDVAYAFNEIPSSIDKQLTEEEAREVTKNTLDEFFDFVDDLERKDWFVQYLNTIVEEFDPHTFYFAPEEKEKFDIGMSGKFEGIGARLQKKPEGAKIVEIISGGPVWRDQSLEVGDQILKVGQEGEEPINIVGMRLEDAIKLIKGPEGTVVDLTVRKVDGTIETVSITRDVVELEESYAKSATIDAQNQKFGLINLPKFYVDFEDYSERNAATDVAKELERLKAAGAEGIILDLRDNGGGSLKTVVEMAGLFIKDGPIVQVRSAGERKEVHEDKDERIQWDGPLVILVNELSASASEILAAAMQDYKRAVIIGSKQTFGKGTVQNVIPLDGIVRGNQHGDLGAIKLTTQKFYRINGGSTQLEGVKSDIVVPDRYSYIDLGERDQQNPLGWDKITAADYKVWDGYIDFDDAVKKSKERMANSEQIKLIEENAKWLKEQQDENTISLNYDAYVSKEKEAKKRAEKFKSLKDYDSKLTFSSLQYEKDLFTQDSVLREKRDRWHKDLARDIYVEEAVNVLKDLHKNNIKKEDDKLASVNKG; from the coding sequence ATGAAAAAGAATTTTATTTTGGCGCTTTTGGTTATTCTTGTCGCAGTTGCTTCCTGCAGCTTTACCAATAAGTCTTTCGATAACGATGACAAGGATAAATTTTTATTGGAATTGATTTCCTATGTTTTGGAAAGGGGGCATTATGAGCCCAAAGACATCAACGATAGTTTCAGTTCAAATGTTTTTGATGATTTTATAGAAGTCATTGACCCGACCAAGCGTTACTTTTTGGAAAGCGACATCAAGGAATTCGAGAAGTACCGTTTTATGATCGATGATGAAATGAGGAATACCGATATTGAATTTTTCAATACGGTATACCAGCGATTAATGGTACGTATGCAAGAGGCAAAGGAAATTTACACCGAAGTACTTTCCCAGCCTTTCGATTACAGCATCGACGAGACCATTGAAATCGATTATGACAAACAACAATTCGCTTCCAGCAAAAAGGAACTCAAGGAACGTTGGAGAAAGCAATTAAAATACAATACACTCAATGTTTTTGACAATAAAGTAGATAACCAGATTGCCGATTCGGAAGCAGGTTTGGATGACGATGTCGCCTACGCCTTCAACGAAATCCCGAGTTCCATAGATAAACAACTTACGGAAGAAGAAGCCAGAGAAGTGACCAAGAACACTTTGGACGAGTTTTTTGATTTTGTAGACGACCTGGAGCGCAAAGATTGGTTTGTACAGTACTTGAACACCATTGTAGAGGAGTTTGATCCCCACACATTCTACTTTGCACCAGAGGAAAAGGAAAAGTTTGATATTGGAATGTCCGGTAAATTTGAAGGTATCGGCGCCAGGTTGCAGAAAAAGCCCGAAGGAGCGAAAATCGTGGAAATTATTTCCGGTGGACCCGTTTGGAGAGATCAGAGCCTCGAGGTCGGCGATCAAATCCTTAAAGTTGGACAAGAAGGTGAAGAGCCCATCAATATTGTGGGAATGCGCTTGGAAGATGCCATCAAATTGATCAAAGGCCCCGAAGGTACTGTTGTGGACCTTACCGTTAGGAAAGTAGATGGTACCATTGAAACAGTTTCCATCACCAGAGATGTAGTGGAACTGGAAGAGTCCTATGCAAAATCGGCCACGATTGATGCACAAAATCAAAAATTTGGATTGATAAACCTTCCAAAGTTCTATGTGGACTTTGAAGATTATAGTGAAAGAAATGCAGCAACGGATGTTGCCAAAGAACTGGAGCGACTTAAAGCTGCTGGTGCAGAAGGAATTATTCTGGATTTGCGCGACAACGGAGGAGGTTCCCTGAAAACGGTTGTGGAAATGGCCGGATTGTTCATTAAGGACGGACCCATTGTCCAGGTAAGGTCTGCCGGTGAACGTAAAGAAGTACATGAGGACAAGGACGAGCGCATTCAGTGGGATGGGCCATTGGTAATCCTGGTGAACGAACTGTCCGCATCCGCATCGGAAATCTTGGCAGCTGCCATGCAAGATTATAAAAGAGCCGTAATCATCGGTAGTAAGCAAACTTTCGGAAAAGGAACCGTGCAAAATGTAATTCCTTTGGATGGAATAGTCAGGGGAAATCAGCATGGCGACTTGGGTGCCATTAAATTGACCACGCAAAAGTTTTACAGAATCAATGGAGGCTCCACCCAATTGGAAGGTGTAAAAAGCGATATCGTTGTTCCGGACAGGTACAGTTATATCGATTTGGGCGAACGAGATCAGCAAAACCCGCTGGGCTGGGATAAGATCACCGCTGCCGACTATAAAGTTTGGGACGGTTACATTGATTTTGATGATGCCGTGAAAAAGAGCAAGGAGCGCATGGCCAACAGTGAACAGATTAAACTCATTGAGGAAAATGCCAAATGGTTGAAGGAACAACAGGATGAAAATACCATTTCGCTCAACTACGATGCTTATGTAAGCAAGGAAAAAGAAGCCAAAAAGCGTGCGGAAAAGTTCAAAAGCCTAAAGGATTACGATTCCAAACTTACGTTTAGCTCTTTGCAATATGAGAAGGATTTGTTCACCCAAGATTCTGTGCTTCGCGAAAAAAGAGACAGATGGCACAAGGACCTGGCCCGCGACATTTATGTGGAAGAGGCCGTAAACGTTCTTAAGGACCTTCACAAAAACAATATTAAAAAAGAAGATGATAAATTGGCCAGTGTAAATAAAGGATAG
- a CDS encoding DNA/RNA non-specific endonuclease gives MRNKTLYAVLMFVCIVGFWLFNNFYTPATYSGPDGSNSKRVEANFLPSSTTGEIVGHSYYVLSYSEPHEQAEWVAYTLKREHLTYDDRKRPYFIEDPKVSTKSADWRNYRGSGYDRGHLLPAGDRRFSEQAYNETFYTSNISPQDKYFNAGIWNRLEQQVRYWCKRNGELFVVTGGVLEDGLPEIGDEDVDVPRAYYKIVMKGSGDNAKVIAFLIPAKESQQPLEDFLVPVDEVEERTGIDFFEKQSKAWQSKIESKVNAGGWKF, from the coding sequence ATGAGGAACAAGACCCTATATGCAGTTCTGATGTTTGTTTGCATCGTTGGCTTTTGGTTGTTCAATAACTTTTATACCCCAGCAACCTATTCCGGGCCCGACGGGTCGAACAGTAAGAGGGTTGAGGCCAATTTTTTGCCGAGTTCCACGACAGGGGAAATAGTCGGGCACAGTTATTATGTTCTCTCTTATAGCGAACCCCACGAGCAGGCCGAATGGGTGGCATACACTCTAAAACGGGAACATTTGACCTATGATGATAGGAAACGGCCTTATTTTATTGAAGACCCCAAGGTGAGCACAAAATCTGCCGATTGGAGAAATTATCGCGGGTCCGGATATGACAGGGGACATTTGCTGCCTGCCGGTGATCGACGGTTTTCCGAACAGGCCTATAACGAGACCTTTTACACGAGCAATATTAGTCCACAGGATAAATATTTCAATGCGGGCATCTGGAACCGTTTGGAGCAACAGGTGCGCTATTGGTGCAAAAGAAATGGGGAGCTCTTTGTTGTTACCGGTGGCGTTCTGGAAGATGGCCTACCGGAGATAGGGGATGAGGATGTGGATGTGCCGCGGGCTTACTATAAAATTGTGATGAAAGGCTCTGGCGATAATGCAAAGGTGATTGCATTTTTGATTCCGGCCAAGGAGAGCCAACAGCCTTTAGAGGATTTTTTAGTGCCTGTTGATGAGGTTGAAGAAAGAACCGGAATCGATTTTTTTGAAAAACAGTCCAAGGCTTGGCAATCAAAGATAGAGTCCAAGGTGAATGCGGGGGGTTGGAAGTTCTAA
- a CDS encoding peptidoglycan D,D-transpeptidase FtsI family protein, which translates to MKKLLLSSVVVLIGFTFIGRLSYLQLFRFSPDQILDDPAIKKVYDYPERGYIYDRNGKLLVGNQPAYDVMVIPREVKPLDTLEFCGLLGIEKEEFISKMEKARIYSPRLPSVLVPQLSKEDYAKLQEKMRHFNGFYIQKRSLRYYNTKSAANVLGYISEVNEWDLKNNPYYVAGELKGRTGIEQQYEEILRGQKGVKHIQKDRFNRDIGPYKDGKLDTLPKQGKEIQITLDKTLQEYGEKLMHGKRGGIVAIEPKTGEILTMISGPTYDPALLVGRERSKNYSKLHYDTISKPTWDRSILAQPSPGSPFKTLNALVGLQEGVINTDTKFKCYHGFYVGNTLRGCHCGGGVRDLNSGIYQSCNAYFAGVFRRIFDKYETTDEGMEMWEKHMKSFGLGGFLGTDLPTGAPGRIPDVAYYDKWYGDGRWAASTIISNSIGQGEIAATPLQLANMTAAIANRGYFYTPHVIKSIGNNGKIDPRYTEPRYTTIDRKHFDPVIEGMANVYNYGTARWVKIPGIDIAGKTGTVENYVRVDGERMQLTDHSVFVAFAPVENPQIALAVYIENGYYGARYAGHIASLLIEKYIKGEITRTDLEKRMLEKTLEHEYAKPYSGEPFKINEYVW; encoded by the coding sequence ATGAAGAAATTATTGCTTTCATCCGTTGTCGTGCTCATAGGGTTTACCTTTATTGGTAGGTTATCCTATTTACAATTGTTCCGTTTTTCGCCCGATCAAATACTGGATGATCCTGCCATAAAAAAAGTGTACGACTATCCTGAAAGGGGTTACATTTATGATCGCAATGGCAAGCTCTTGGTGGGCAATCAACCTGCATACGATGTTATGGTGATTCCCCGTGAGGTTAAACCATTGGACACTTTGGAGTTTTGTGGCCTACTGGGCATTGAAAAGGAGGAATTCATTTCCAAAATGGAGAAAGCAAGGATCTACTCCCCAAGATTGCCATCTGTTTTGGTGCCCCAGCTTTCCAAAGAGGATTACGCGAAGCTTCAAGAAAAAATGCGCCACTTTAATGGCTTTTATATTCAAAAACGTTCCTTGCGTTACTACAACACCAAAAGTGCGGCCAATGTGCTTGGCTACATTAGCGAGGTCAACGAATGGGACCTTAAGAACAACCCGTATTACGTTGCCGGTGAATTAAAGGGGCGAACAGGAATCGAACAGCAATACGAAGAAATCCTGAGAGGACAAAAAGGGGTAAAGCATATTCAAAAAGACCGTTTTAACAGGGACATTGGACCTTACAAAGATGGTAAGTTGGATACATTGCCCAAACAAGGGAAGGAAATTCAGATTACCTTGGACAAGACCCTCCAAGAGTACGGCGAAAAATTGATGCATGGAAAACGCGGGGGCATTGTGGCCATCGAGCCCAAAACGGGCGAGATACTCACCATGATATCCGGACCAACCTACGACCCCGCGCTGTTGGTAGGGAGGGAACGCTCCAAAAATTACAGCAAGTTACATTACGACACCATATCCAAGCCCACTTGGGACCGTTCCATTTTGGCACAGCCTTCACCAGGGTCTCCTTTCAAAACCCTAAACGCATTGGTGGGTCTTCAAGAAGGCGTGATCAATACCGATACAAAATTTAAATGCTACCACGGTTTTTATGTAGGCAACACGCTCAGGGGATGTCACTGCGGTGGAGGTGTAAGGGATTTGAACTCCGGGATTTACCAATCCTGCAACGCCTATTTTGCTGGGGTTTTCAGGCGGATTTTTGATAAATACGAAACCACCGACGAAGGTATGGAGATGTGGGAAAAACATATGAAAAGTTTTGGCTTGGGTGGTTTTCTGGGCACCGATCTTCCCACAGGGGCCCCGGGCAGAATACCAGATGTAGCTTATTACGACAAATGGTATGGAGACGGTAGATGGGCCGCTTCTACCATTATTTCCAATTCTATTGGACAAGGTGAAATTGCCGCCACCCCTTTACAATTGGCCAATATGACCGCCGCCATTGCCAACCGCGGATATTTTTATACCCCGCATGTAATTAAAAGTATCGGGAACAATGGAAAAATTGACCCTAGATACACCGAACCAAGATATACCACTATCGACAGAAAACATTTTGACCCGGTAATTGAGGGAATGGCCAATGTATACAACTATGGAACCGCCAGATGGGTAAAAATTCCAGGTATTGATATCGCAGGAAAAACAGGTACAGTGGAAAATTATGTCCGGGTCGATGGAGAGCGTATGCAGTTGACGGACCATTCTGTTTTTGTCGCTTTCGCCCCTGTTGAAAATCCACAAATTGCTTTGGCCGTTTATATTGAAAATGGATATTACGGAGCACGCTATGCTGGACATATCGCTTCACTTTTGATCGAAAAATATATAAAAGGGGAGATTACAAGAACAGATCTGGAAAAACGCATGCTGGAAAAAACATTGGAACACGAGTACGCCAAACCATACAGCGGGGAACCATTCAAGATAAACGAGTATGTCTGGTAA
- the lpxB gene encoding lipid-A-disaccharide synthase, with the protein MKYYIIAGEASGDLHGSNLIKALKKEDASAQIRCWGGDLMQQAGGELAKHYKDMAFMGFLEVLMNIPTIFKNISYCKEDIQKFNPDQIIFIDFSGFNLRIAKWAKEQGFKTNYYISPQIWASRESRIEKIKRDIDNMYVILPFEKDFYEKKHGFPVQFVGHPLIDAIENTPLQDNDTFRKENGLDPDKPIIALLPGSRKQEVQKMLEVMLSVKKDFSDYQFVIAGAPSLPDAFYAPFLKGDKVEYVSNKTYTLLKHSHAAMVTSGTATLETALFGIPQVVCYKGNWISYQIAKRIITLDYISLVNLIMKREVVKELIQNDLTTKNLKTELSKIVAGSERERMLSDYKSLKEKLGGKGASEMTARLIVKNA; encoded by the coding sequence ATGAAATATTACATCATAGCTGGTGAAGCATCGGGAGACCTGCACGGTTCCAATTTGATAAAGGCCCTAAAAAAAGAGGATGCCTCAGCACAAATCCGTTGCTGGGGCGGCGATTTGATGCAGCAAGCCGGCGGCGAATTGGCCAAACATTACAAGGATATGGCCTTTATGGGTTTTCTGGAGGTGCTGATGAACATTCCCACCATATTTAAGAATATTTCCTATTGTAAAGAGGATATTCAAAAGTTCAACCCCGATCAGATTATTTTTATCGATTTCTCCGGCTTCAACCTGCGGATTGCCAAATGGGCCAAGGAGCAGGGCTTTAAGACCAACTATTATATTTCACCTCAAATTTGGGCATCAAGAGAAAGTAGAATCGAAAAAATAAAACGGGATATCGACAACATGTATGTCATCCTGCCTTTTGAAAAGGATTTTTACGAGAAAAAACACGGTTTTCCTGTACAGTTTGTTGGTCACCCCTTGATTGATGCCATAGAAAACACACCGCTTCAGGATAATGACACGTTCCGAAAAGAAAATGGACTGGACCCTGACAAACCCATTATCGCCTTGCTGCCCGGGAGCAGAAAACAAGAGGTTCAAAAAATGTTGGAGGTGATGCTTTCCGTAAAAAAGGATTTTTCCGATTACCAATTCGTAATTGCGGGAGCGCCTAGCCTTCCCGATGCGTTTTACGCACCTTTCCTAAAAGGCGACAAAGTGGAGTATGTTTCGAATAAAACCTACACGCTTTTAAAGCATTCCCATGCCGCCATGGTCACCAGCGGGACGGCAACTTTGGAAACCGCTCTTTTTGGCATCCCCCAAGTGGTGTGCTACAAAGGAAATTGGATTTCCTATCAAATCGCGAAGCGCATCATCACGTTGGATTACATTTCCCTGGTGAACCTCATCATGAAAAGGGAAGTTGTAAAAGAGCTCATCCAAAACGATTTGACCACAAAAAACCTAAAAACCGAGTTATCAAAAATTGTGGCCGGAAGCGAGCGGGAGCGCATGCTATCCGACTATAAATCGTTGAAAGAAAAATTGGGCGGAAAAGGTGCCAGTGAAATGACTGCTCGATTAATTGTGAAAAATGCGTAG
- the mreC gene encoding rod shape-determining protein MreC — protein sequence MQRIINFVLRYRNAFLYVFFAFIALVMTIRSHSYHQSKFFNSSRWVSGSIYGAGSDVSSYFSLQEENQRLVEENQRLRKMLFNSQYDSIKPLDSTLAVYQVLDAKLIKNSFTSPRNYVLIDKGEKDGVHQDMGVITTDGILGIVENVSNKFATVQSVLNTKSNINAKIKGTEYFGSLIWDTKNYKVVQLIDIPRLVPLVVGDTIVTGGMSSIFPENVPIGTIKKYDLNASKSFYNIDVELFSDMANIKNVYLIENKDKEEIEELESRTIE from the coding sequence ATGCAACGCATCATCAATTTTGTTTTACGCTATCGAAATGCATTTTTGTATGTGTTTTTTGCGTTTATCGCCTTGGTGATGACGATTCGGTCGCATTCCTACCACCAATCCAAATTTTTTAACTCCTCCCGATGGGTCTCTGGAAGTATTTATGGTGCCGGTTCCGATGTCTCCTCCTATTTTAGCCTGCAAGAAGAAAACCAACGATTGGTGGAGGAAAATCAACGATTACGGAAAATGCTCTTCAACAGCCAATATGATAGCATTAAGCCCTTGGATTCCACCCTTGCGGTCTACCAAGTTCTGGATGCGAAGCTCATCAAGAACAGTTTTACCTCCCCCAGAAATTATGTTTTGATCGACAAAGGGGAAAAAGACGGAGTGCATCAAGATATGGGCGTGATCACCACAGATGGTATTTTGGGCATTGTGGAAAATGTTTCCAACAAATTTGCCACGGTACAGAGCGTACTCAACACCAAATCCAACATAAACGCAAAAATAAAGGGTACCGAATATTTTGGTTCCTTGATCTGGGACACTAAAAATTATAAGGTGGTACAGCTCATAGACATACCCCGCTTGGTGCCATTGGTCGTGGGCGATACCATCGTAACGGGAGGCATGTCCAGTATTTTTCCAGAAAACGTGCCGATTGGAACCATTAAAAAATACGACCTGAACGCATCCAAAAGCTTTTACAATATTGATGTGGAACTTTTTTCGGACATGGCCAACATTAAAAATGTGTACTTGATCGAGAACAAGGACAAAGAGGAAATCGAGGAACTAGAATCCAGAACCATAGAATGA